The following are encoded in a window of Methanomassiliicoccales archaeon genomic DNA:
- a CDS encoding threonine--tRNA ligase — protein sequence MRLLYIHADYMEYETRKPTAIAEEVNDIDKRRRLEEVLVSFIAVENQDEGKVEEIANQAANDISETAARVGAQRILLYPYAHLSSELSDPETGVSTLRRLQEILRERGLETYRAPFGWYKSFKISCKGHPLSELSRHIVAGEEKTAPKSEERFIVLTPDGVEWNILKFTGGSACFKQMLEKEALKKEAKQAGEPEYLRLCKKFGIQWETMSDVGHMAFNPIGALMFDLVAEYSAKVVNELGLPIYTIRGTNMFSLDEPAVREHAKLFGDRLYVIRGEKKDFVMRYAACHQQFAMMRNWNISYRNLPFGAFEVADSYRLEQSGETMLCFRTRRMNMPDLHVICRDLGEAKAWFNAIDSKIYEEASKIGRDYEMLINFSSQEAYESNKDLVLELLKKHGKPALLHFYPEGINYYWTVNIEYHILDSMNKAREIGTVQIDVGNSKRFAIEYTDENGKRQYPIILHTAIIGTIERYLYMLLDTAIMKEKDGSIGYLPVWITPEQVRLLTVNEGHLNRAKEIAKRLADERIRVGIDDRVETVNKKVREAKQDWVSYVIVIGDRELASDNLNVYDRVKNANVEMNVDELIEKIKNETRGMPFRPLYLPMEMSKRVDF from the coding sequence ATGAGGCTTCTATACATTCACGCCGACTATATGGAGTACGAGACCAGAAAACCAACGGCAATAGCAGAAGAAGTCAATGATATTGATAAGCGGAGGCGTCTCGAAGAGGTTCTCGTCTCATTTATAGCTGTTGAAAATCAAGATGAAGGTAAAGTTGAAGAGATTGCGAATCAGGCAGCTAATGATATATCAGAGACCGCAGCACGGGTTGGTGCACAACGAATTTTGCTGTATCCATATGCCCATTTAAGTTCAGAGCTGTCTGATCCAGAGACAGGCGTTAGTACTCTGAGAAGACTGCAAGAGATATTGAGAGAGAGAGGTCTAGAAACCTACAGGGCGCCCTTTGGATGGTATAAATCTTTTAAGATCAGTTGCAAGGGACATCCCTTATCAGAATTGTCCCGTCACATCGTTGCTGGTGAGGAAAAGACTGCGCCGAAAAGTGAGGAGAGATTCATCGTGCTCACGCCAGATGGCGTTGAGTGGAACATTTTGAAATTTACCGGCGGATCGGCATGTTTCAAGCAGATGCTTGAGAAGGAGGCACTAAAAAAAGAGGCGAAGCAAGCTGGTGAGCCTGAGTACCTCAGACTATGCAAGAAGTTCGGAATCCAATGGGAAACCATGAGCGATGTAGGTCATATGGCATTTAATCCGATCGGAGCACTCATGTTTGATCTTGTGGCCGAGTATTCTGCGAAAGTTGTTAATGAGCTTGGTCTCCCGATCTACACCATCAGAGGCACGAATATGTTCAGTCTCGACGAGCCTGCGGTGAGAGAACATGCCAAACTTTTTGGGGATAGACTCTATGTCATCAGGGGCGAAAAGAAAGACTTTGTAATGAGATACGCCGCGTGCCACCAGCAGTTCGCAATGATGCGCAACTGGAACATTAGTTACCGGAATCTGCCATTCGGAGCATTTGAGGTTGCCGATTCCTACCGGCTTGAGCAGTCGGGGGAGACCATGCTTTGCTTTCGAACTAGGAGAATGAATATGCCGGATTTGCACGTGATCTGCAGAGACTTGGGTGAAGCAAAAGCATGGTTTAATGCTATTGATTCAAAAATTTATGAAGAAGCTTCAAAAATTGGCCGCGATTATGAGATGCTGATTAATTTTTCATCACAGGAGGCATACGAGTCAAACAAAGATCTTGTGCTCGAACTTCTTAAGAAGCATGGAAAGCCAGCTCTGCTCCACTTTTATCCAGAGGGAATAAACTACTACTGGACGGTCAACATTGAGTATCATATTCTAGATTCAATGAATAAGGCCAGAGAGATCGGGACAGTACAGATAGATGTCGGCAACTCGAAGCGCTTTGCAATAGAGTATACCGACGAGAATGGCAAAAGACAATATCCAATCATTCTTCATACGGCTATCATTGGTACGATTGAAAGATACCTGTACATGCTCCTTGACACGGCAATTATGAAAGAAAAAGATGGCTCAATCGGATATCTTCCTGTTTGGATAACACCAGAGCAAGTGAGGCTCCTAACGGTCAACGAAGGACATCTCAATAGGGCGAAAGAAATCGCCAAGAGACTTGCTGACGAGAGAATTAGGGTTGGCATTGACGACCGCGTCGAAACAGTTAACAAGAAAGTGCGCGAGGCAAAGCAGGACTGGGTATCATATGTGATAGTGATAGGAGATAGAGAACTTGCATCTGATAATTTAAACGTTTATGACAGAGTAAAGAATGCCAATGTAGAAATGAATGTAGATGAGCTCATCGAAAAAATAAAGAATGAGACCAGAGGCATGCCGTTCAGGCCATTATATTTGCCGATGGAAATGAGCAAACGCGTTGATTTCTAA
- a CDS encoding FKBP-type peptidyl-prolyl cis-trans isomerase: MKSVIRIKDFAAALNIAFIVLIAVLLVGASSVAILVYEGTMSESSPIIVKAKWGDKVRVDYIGRFADGRVFDTSIWDVASNDAMYPKSLSFTLRNQSTYKPLEFKIGSGQMIPGFERGIIGMAINETRVISVSPRLGYGETDVSKLVTKALVEELPVFEQYNLSSFIAKFSETPRTGLTITHPFWGWDVICLEVNTQTGMVRVMNNPVAGAHYLVYYDSKSSTPTGWNVRVELIDSSANGGTGLIKVRNLLTEADSGMVKGIDINGNQFYVDRVDETSGTMILNYNPEVVGKTLYFTVTLLAVL, encoded by the coding sequence ATGAAATCAGTTATCAGGATAAAAGATTTTGCAGCGGCTCTTAATATCGCGTTTATCGTTCTGATAGCAGTCCTTTTAGTTGGCGCAAGCAGCGTTGCCATTCTAGTTTATGAGGGCACAATGAGCGAGTCATCTCCAATAATTGTTAAAGCAAAATGGGGTGACAAGGTCAGAGTGGATTACATTGGAAGGTTTGCTGATGGTAGGGTTTTCGACACCTCTATTTGGGACGTTGCATCGAATGATGCCATGTATCCCAAATCACTATCCTTTACGCTCAGAAACCAGTCCACATATAAGCCATTAGAATTTAAAATTGGGAGCGGGCAGATGATTCCTGGTTTTGAACGGGGGATAATAGGGATGGCGATTAATGAAACGAGGGTGATTTCTGTTTCGCCCAGGCTAGGATATGGTGAGACTGACGTATCAAAGCTTGTGACAAAGGCTTTGGTAGAAGAACTGCCCGTTTTTGAGCAATATAATCTTTCTTCATTCATTGCAAAATTCTCCGAAACGCCGAGAACCGGACTTACTATTACACATCCATTTTGGGGGTGGGATGTGATCTGCCTGGAAGTCAACACCCAAACTGGCATGGTTCGGGTGATGAACAACCCCGTCGCGGGGGCTCATTATCTTGTTTACTATGATTCAAAATCTTCGACTCCAACTGGTTGGAATGTTCGAGTAGAACTCATAGACTCCTCCGCAAATGGAGGTACGGGCTTGATAAAAGTGCGAAACCTTCTAACAGAAGCGGACTCTGGGATGGTAAAGGGTATTGATATAAACGGAAACCAGTTCTATGTTGATAGAGTGGACGAAACCAGCGGTACTATGATACTGAATTACAACCCAGAAGTTGTTGGAAAGACACTCTACTTCACGGTAACGCTCTTGGCTGTTTTATAA
- a CDS encoding glycosyltransferase family 4 protein, with translation MRIVMVNPFHYPFLGGIEHRIHHVSKRLARRHDVYVVTGQLPGTKNVEEIDGYQVIRLPSKFVNIYNPPAIFTRGVGAILKQLDPDIIDFHYRWAPGYTKSVLSIDAKKIFTWHNAFGEGDGAIRALSIINDMVFARHVSSFDRIICVSNFVAEDLLLRGFPPELLAVAPNGVELPSKEKIGKEEDYILFIGRLVRTKGLRYLIKAMRDVDGKLIICGSGPQLKQLRSIAVRNDLQKKISFTGRISEESKNEFLAKCMLFVMPSLIESYGIAAAEAMSYGKPVIGTRVGGLPEVIGDGGIIVRPRDPDALARSINLLIESDDLRKELGRKARERAEGFSWDTIAEKVEGIYGACVHERSGLLK, from the coding sequence ATGAGAATCGTCATGGTTAATCCATTTCATTATCCATTTCTTGGTGGAATTGAACACCGAATACATCATGTATCGAAGAGACTTGCAAGAAGACACGATGTTTATGTCGTCACCGGACAACTGCCTGGAACCAAGAATGTAGAAGAGATCGATGGCTACCAAGTCATTAGGCTCCCTTCCAAGTTTGTTAATATATACAATCCGCCCGCGATCTTTACAAGAGGAGTTGGCGCAATATTGAAACAGCTAGATCCTGACATTATAGATTTTCATTATAGGTGGGCTCCAGGTTATACGAAATCTGTCCTTTCAATCGATGCGAAGAAGATATTCACTTGGCATAATGCCTTCGGAGAGGGCGATGGAGCGATCAGGGCTCTAAGCATAATAAACGATATGGTATTTGCCAGACATGTCTCATCCTTTGATCGAATAATCTGCGTGAGCAACTTCGTTGCTGAGGATCTTCTCTTAAGAGGATTCCCCCCCGAATTACTAGCAGTTGCACCAAACGGTGTCGAACTCCCCTCTAAGGAGAAGATTGGCAAGGAAGAGGATTATATACTTTTTATCGGGAGGCTAGTGAGGACTAAAGGACTCCGTTATCTCATTAAAGCAATGAGAGATGTTGACGGAAAATTGATTATTTGCGGATCAGGACCTCAACTCAAACAGTTGCGATCAATCGCTGTTCGTAATGACCTTCAGAAAAAGATCAGCTTCACTGGTAGGATCTCCGAAGAATCCAAAAACGAATTTTTAGCTAAATGCATGCTATTTGTCATGCCTTCGCTCATCGAGTCTTACGGAATTGCTGCTGCCGAAGCCATGTCCTATGGCAAACCTGTTATAGGCACTAGGGTAGGCGGGCTACCTGAGGTAATTGGAGATGGTGGCATTATTGTTAGGCCAAGGGATCCAGATGCGCTGGCGCGGTCGATAAATCTTCTAATAGAGTCAGATGATCTTAGAAAGGAATTAGGACGTAAAGCAAGAGAAAGAGCAGAAGGATTTTCTTGGGATACTATTGCTGAAAAAGTTGAAGGGATTTATGGCGCCTGTGTGCATGAGCGAAGTGGTTTGCTCAAATGA
- a CDS encoding LUD domain-containing protein, producing MKNAPDFFAKITHTMIRSAIENYGKLEGMRRAFETAIHSQEKNKEMIEKLNERMERAREVRQQTFRDLSIVKKAVERMSANGIRVRIAHSKQEALDMILDEIGGEKLVVKSKSNVSKEIELTGFLESKGIVCIETDAGDRIIQVAKERTVHPTGPAAHLTRYDVALILSKHLRQKIEPTPEKLTEAIRNEITCFISQASIGITGANFIAAEEGSIILVHNEGNITACARRPKKHIIISSIEKIVPNLDEAMNLAKIQILYGTGSLNSSFIDVISAPSRTADIEKIMFYGMHGPKEVVLILLDNGRSLIENKEVLYCINCGSCLLKCPVYDILGPDFGSHAYLGGRGVCFAAELDGYEHAIGGGLTFCTECGLCKEMCPLRIDIPNLIREARYKAIKQGFLPLPAQEEMIKNVAASGNPWNEPSGSRPQWAHGLDLPTSGEILFFAGCFNSLRAPEISRSSVEILQSVGINVAYMGSNEMCCGSPFYKIGAKDIFLSLVQRNIQKIKEAGVRKIITPCPGCFNTLSIYSHYDSSFDIEIEHITQTIASLIDDGRISFDRSHLQVTYHDPCDLGRHRGIFEPPRLILESIPGLVLTEMEFTKDRAICCGAGAGVKKSHPELATFIAGKRLEQAKKTGASHLVTACSFCERNFQDAIRITDSGMQVVNIVNLARALAQGS from the coding sequence ATGAAAAACGCACCGGACTTCTTTGCGAAGATTACGCATACCATGATTAGAAGCGCAATAGAGAATTATGGGAAATTAGAGGGCATGCGTCGTGCTTTTGAAACAGCAATACACTCGCAAGAAAAGAATAAGGAAATGATTGAAAAATTAAATGAGCGAATGGAAAGGGCAAGGGAAGTCCGGCAGCAGACATTTAGGGATCTTAGCATCGTGAAAAAAGCTGTTGAGCGCATGAGCGCAAACGGCATTAGAGTTCGAATCGCCCACTCCAAGCAAGAAGCTCTTGACATGATTCTGGATGAGATTGGAGGCGAGAAACTTGTGGTCAAATCCAAATCCAACGTTTCGAAGGAAATCGAGCTCACGGGTTTTCTTGAATCGAAAGGAATCGTATGCATCGAAACGGATGCAGGAGACCGCATAATTCAGGTAGCCAAGGAACGTACAGTACACCCAACTGGTCCAGCGGCACATCTCACGAGATACGATGTTGCACTAATACTAAGCAAGCATTTGAGACAGAAAATAGAGCCCACGCCTGAGAAACTCACAGAGGCAATAAGAAATGAAATCACGTGCTTCATTTCTCAAGCGTCGATTGGAATAACTGGTGCCAATTTCATTGCTGCGGAAGAAGGATCGATCATTCTCGTGCACAATGAAGGAAACATTACAGCGTGCGCTCGGCGCCCTAAGAAGCACATCATAATCAGCTCAATTGAAAAAATCGTGCCAAATCTCGATGAGGCTATGAATTTAGCGAAGATTCAGATTCTATATGGAACCGGCAGTCTGAACAGTTCGTTTATTGATGTCATCAGTGCTCCCAGTAGAACTGCAGACATCGAAAAGATTATGTTCTACGGGATGCACGGTCCGAAGGAGGTAGTGCTTATACTTCTTGACAATGGCAGAAGCCTTATTGAAAACAAAGAAGTGTTATATTGTATTAATTGTGGAAGCTGTCTATTGAAATGTCCAGTTTACGACATTCTTGGTCCAGATTTTGGCAGTCATGCGTATCTTGGCGGAAGAGGTGTATGCTTCGCCGCTGAGCTTGACGGGTATGAACACGCTATTGGCGGTGGCCTTACCTTCTGCACAGAATGCGGACTCTGCAAAGAGATGTGTCCTCTAAGAATCGATATTCCCAATTTGATAAGAGAGGCGAGGTATAAGGCGATTAAGCAGGGTTTCTTGCCGCTGCCCGCACAAGAAGAAATGATTAAGAATGTAGCAGCATCAGGGAATCCATGGAATGAACCCTCTGGAAGTCGTCCACAATGGGCTCATGGTCTAGATTTGCCAACAAGCGGTGAGATTCTTTTTTTTGCCGGTTGTTTCAATTCTCTTCGAGCCCCGGAAATCTCAAGAAGTTCGGTCGAAATTCTTCAATCGGTGGGTATTAATGTTGCATACATGGGTTCTAATGAAATGTGCTGCGGATCACCATTCTATAAGATTGGAGCGAAAGACATTTTCTTATCATTAGTGCAAAGGAACATTCAGAAAATAAAAGAGGCTGGCGTAAGAAAAATCATCACCCCATGTCCTGGTTGTTTTAATACTCTATCTATCTACTCACATTATGATTCATCATTCGACATTGAAATTGAGCACATCACTCAGACAATTGCATCACTTATTGATGATGGTCGAATTTCGTTCGATAGATCGCATCTTCAAGTCACCTACCACGATCCCTGCGACCTTGGTAGGCACAGAGGAATTTTTGAGCCCCCTCGATTGATCCTTGAGTCGATTCCTGGCCTAGTGTTAACTGAAATGGAATTTACAAAGGATAGAGCTATTTGCTGCGGTGCTGGTGCCGGAGTGAAAAAGAGTCATCCTGAACTAGCAACCTTCATTGCAGGGAAGCGCCTTGAGCAGGCGAAGAAGACTGGTGCTTCACATCTCGTCACTGCATGCTCATTCTGCGAAAGAAATTTCCAGGATGCAATTAGAATCACGGATTCCGGGATGCAGGTAGTCAACATCGTCAACTTGGCTAGGGCTTTGGCACAAGGATCATGA
- a CDS encoding glycosyltransferase: MRIAMFTETYLPTRDGVVTSVLTTKRTLEEMGHEVYIFAPEPADEKDKESGVFYFKSISFRKYPSYRIAPFPSDKCRILRELDVDLIHSHGLFYMALRSMFAARSLKKPVVISFHTMVTDAARYFLQIPIPENVINRLAWIYLRELLERANAVVVPSHAILEELKQKAPTMKRVEVIPTGIDCSKFNPTLDGFFVRKKYGVEKNRIVLHLGRISWEKNIDLVLRGFSILASKYDDVVLMIVGDGPARSYYMKQADDLRIADRVIFTGFVPDDEIPLHYAACDAFITASKFETQGLVILEAMACGKPVAGINYRAVAEIIGKENPSCLFEEDPVSCANAIENALNCKEENRALIRNRATQFSAKDSARKLCRLYDELIKEMNE, translated from the coding sequence GTGAGAATAGCAATGTTTACGGAAACCTATTTGCCCACACGTGATGGAGTCGTTACCTCCGTATTGACCACAAAGAGAACTCTTGAGGAAATGGGACACGAAGTCTATATATTTGCACCCGAACCAGCAGATGAAAAAGACAAAGAAAGCGGCGTATTTTATTTCAAATCAATTAGCTTTAGAAAATATCCCAGTTACCGAATCGCTCCATTTCCATCAGACAAATGCAGAATTTTAAGGGAACTGGACGTGGATTTGATTCATTCGCATGGCCTTTTTTACATGGCTTTGCGAAGCATGTTTGCGGCTAGGTCTTTGAAAAAACCGGTCGTTATCTCGTTTCATACGATGGTAACAGATGCGGCGAGGTATTTTCTGCAGATCCCTATACCTGAGAACGTCATCAACAGGCTTGCTTGGATATACCTTCGGGAGCTCCTTGAACGCGCTAATGCGGTTGTTGTTCCGAGCCACGCTATTCTTGAAGAACTTAAACAGAAAGCACCGACAATGAAGAGGGTTGAAGTCATTCCCACGGGAATCGATTGCTCAAAGTTCAATCCGACTTTGGATGGCTTTTTCGTTCGGAAAAAATATGGTGTCGAAAAAAACAGGATCGTACTTCACCTAGGAAGGATCTCATGGGAAAAGAATATCGATCTCGTGCTCAGGGGATTCTCGATCTTGGCAAGTAAGTACGATGACGTCGTACTCATGATCGTAGGTGACGGACCGGCAAGATCTTACTATATGAAGCAGGCTGATGATTTGAGAATTGCAGACAGAGTAATCTTTACAGGATTTGTTCCAGATGATGAAATTCCCCTGCACTATGCGGCTTGTGATGCTTTTATTACTGCGTCGAAGTTTGAGACGCAAGGTCTTGTCATTCTCGAGGCAATGGCCTGCGGGAAACCGGTTGCTGGTATCAATTACAGAGCGGTTGCTGAAATCATTGGTAAGGAAAATCCATCCTGTCTCTTCGAGGAGGATCCAGTGAGTTGTGCTAATGCGATTGAAAATGCACTCAATTGCAAAGAGGAAAATAGAGCATTGATAAGGAATAGAGCTACCCAGTTCTCTGCAAAGGATAGCGCTCGGAAGCTCTGTCGCTTATACGATGAATTGATCAAAGAAATGAATGAGTAG
- the argH gene encoding argininosuccinate lyase, which translates to MSNKTLWQGRFDKGMLDQVLEFTSSLNLDKRLAWYDVVGSIAHVKMLSKQGILSDKECKAIVDCLRRMLEKINLGEFNPHHSFEDIHSYIEFEIVKELGDTGKKVHTARSRNDQVVTDFRMFVRDAALELMTLICDLEKTLLALARKHTKTVMPGFTHLQHAQPITLGHHLLAHFARFERDFMRFAKSYERINVSPLGAAAMAGTTFEIDRFFTTRLLGFRYPSKNSIDAVSDRDFVADFIFNCSMTMIHLSSLCEELIIWSTPEFGFIEFEDAYSTGSSIMPQKKNPDIAELVRARSARVMGNLNTILGVIKSLPLAYNRDLQEDKPALFDAYDTTKSCLRMLAESLSSINVNVGKMRKSAEQGYLNATDLADYLVLKGIPFREAHELVGKIVKYAIENNKKLEELDILEMKRFSDKIDDDVASFLSIDACIDRRKTYGGTSPEAVKNQIAECTLLLKRQRNFTSYEKARLKKIWQRLLS; encoded by the coding sequence GTGAGCAACAAGACGCTATGGCAGGGAAGATTCGATAAGGGAATGCTTGATCAAGTCCTCGAATTCACCTCCTCTTTGAATCTCGATAAACGTCTCGCATGGTACGATGTAGTTGGTTCAATAGCACATGTAAAGATGCTCTCTAAACAAGGCATCTTGAGCGATAAAGAATGTAAAGCTATTGTTGATTGCCTGAGAAGAATGCTTGAGAAGATAAACTTGGGTGAGTTCAATCCCCACCATAGTTTTGAAGACATCCATTCCTATATAGAATTTGAAATTGTCAAAGAATTGGGTGATACGGGAAAAAAAGTACATACCGCTAGAAGTAGAAATGACCAAGTTGTTACCGATTTCAGGATGTTCGTAAGAGATGCAGCTCTTGAATTAATGACACTGATCTGTGATCTTGAGAAGACACTTTTGGCATTGGCAAGAAAGCATACAAAAACAGTAATGCCAGGTTTTACTCACCTTCAGCATGCCCAACCGATTACCTTAGGCCATCATTTACTTGCTCATTTTGCAAGGTTTGAAAGAGATTTTATGCGATTTGCCAAGAGCTACGAGCGAATAAACGTCTCTCCACTTGGAGCAGCAGCGATGGCTGGTACAACATTTGAGATTGACAGATTCTTCACAACTCGACTGCTTGGGTTTAGATATCCTTCGAAAAATTCGATTGATGCAGTTTCAGATCGGGACTTTGTGGCAGATTTCATTTTCAACTGTAGTATGACGATGATCCATCTTAGTTCACTATGCGAAGAGCTCATTATATGGAGCACTCCTGAGTTTGGATTTATTGAATTCGAGGACGCTTACTCAACGGGTAGCTCGATCATGCCCCAAAAAAAGAATCCCGATATAGCGGAGTTAGTTAGGGCTCGATCTGCAAGGGTTATGGGGAATCTTAATACCATTCTAGGCGTGATAAAGAGTTTGCCACTCGCCTATAACCGAGATCTCCAAGAAGACAAGCCTGCTCTCTTTGACGCGTACGATACAACGAAATCCTGCCTGCGCATGCTCGCTGAATCCCTGTCGTCCATAAATGTCAATGTCGGGAAAATGAGGAAGAGTGCTGAGCAGGGGTATTTGAATGCGACAGATCTTGCAGACTATCTCGTGCTGAAAGGTATTCCTTTTAGAGAGGCTCATGAGCTCGTTGGAAAAATCGTCAAATACGCGATCGAAAATAACAAGAAACTCGAAGAACTTGATATTTTAGAGATGAAGAGATTCTCCGATAAGATTGACGATGATGTGGCTTCTTTTCTTTCAATCGATGCATGTATCGATAGGAGAAAGACATACGGAGGAACCTCTCCAGAAGCCGTCAAGAATCAAATCGCAGAATGCACGCTATTGTTGAAAAGACAAAGAAATTTCACTTCTTACGAAAAAGCTAGGCTGAAAAAAATATGGCAGAGACTTCTTTCATGA
- the thiD gene encoding bifunctional hydroxymethylpyrimidine kinase/phosphomethylpyrimidine kinase, translating into MEKDLGKKVVLAVAGSDSIGGAGLQADIKALASLGVHCASVITAITSQNTQSVRRIFPIPKEEIIYQIDAIMEDTKVAAAKTGMLYSAEIAAAVASRMKNCDFPIIVDPVLVAGVGDPLSTEDLIQALIEEMIPLASLVTPNIPEAETITGIRISTSEDRIKVCERFVEIGAKSVLLKGGHTASEYGEQIVDTFYADGEIIEYRHPRSEHRGHGGGCILSSFIAGYLAMGMSLTESVSKASRRIEDSILMSYAVGKGSKIVNAMATAEKEMEKYSVEKALRIAIKQLESILPVSWIPEVGINFAYALPFAKEPEEVCALEGRIVAVDGKPLHVGCVDFGASRHVAQVVLSAMRFDPSKRSAINIRFSEETLRRFQERGLSISEFERRKEPNGRKTMEWGTEEAIRKAGFVPDVIYDRGGHGKEPMIRIIGTDPFDVIEKISMTLRSEATVVS; encoded by the coding sequence ATGGAGAAAGATTTAGGAAAAAAGGTAGTATTGGCCGTCGCGGGTTCAGATTCGATTGGTGGTGCAGGACTCCAGGCGGACATAAAGGCACTCGCGTCACTCGGTGTTCACTGCGCATCTGTCATTACCGCCATTACTTCCCAGAATACCCAATCTGTAAGAAGAATCTTTCCCATACCAAAGGAAGAGATCATTTACCAGATAGATGCCATAATGGAGGATACAAAAGTTGCTGCTGCAAAAACGGGAATGCTGTATAGCGCGGAGATTGCGGCTGCCGTAGCAAGCAGAATGAAAAACTGTGACTTTCCAATCATCGTGGATCCTGTCCTTGTTGCAGGTGTCGGAGACCCTCTTTCCACAGAAGATTTGATCCAAGCGCTCATCGAGGAAATGATTCCACTCGCTTCGTTAGTAACACCAAATATACCAGAAGCGGAAACCATTACTGGCATAAGAATAAGCACATCAGAAGATCGAATTAAGGTTTGCGAGAGATTCGTTGAGATTGGTGCGAAATCCGTTCTCCTCAAGGGAGGTCATACTGCTTCAGAATATGGAGAACAGATTGTTGATACATTTTATGCAGATGGTGAAATTATCGAGTACAGGCATCCCCGCAGTGAGCACAGAGGCCATGGAGGAGGATGCATTCTTTCTTCTTTCATCGCCGGTTATCTGGCAATGGGAATGTCTCTAACAGAATCCGTATCCAAAGCCAGCAGACGAATTGAGGATTCGATACTGATGAGTTATGCGGTCGGAAAGGGCTCTAAAATTGTAAACGCGATGGCAACTGCGGAAAAAGAAATGGAGAAATACTCCGTCGAAAAAGCCTTAAGGATTGCAATAAAGCAGCTCGAATCGATACTTCCTGTTTCATGGATTCCAGAAGTAGGCATTAATTTCGCATACGCTCTTCCGTTTGCCAAAGAGCCCGAAGAGGTGTGTGCGCTCGAGGGGCGAATTGTAGCTGTTGATGGCAAACCTTTGCATGTTGGCTGCGTTGATTTTGGTGCTTCAAGACACGTGGCTCAAGTTGTGCTTAGTGCGATGCGTTTCGATCCTTCGAAGAGGTCTGCAATCAACATACGATTCAGCGAAGAAACTCTAAGGCGCTTTCAAGAGAGAGGTCTCTCAATATCAGAATTTGAAAGAAGAAAAGAGCCAAATGGAAGAAAAACTATGGAATGGGGGACCGAAGAAGCAATTAGAAAAGCGGGATTTGTACCTGACGTAATTTACGATCGCGGTGGTCATGGCAAAGAACCAATGATCCGTATCATCGGAACAGATCCTTTTGATGTCATTGAAAAAATCAGTATGACCCTGAGATCTGAAGCTACGGTGGTATCGTGA